The following proteins are co-located in the Methylomonas sp. 11b genome:
- a CDS encoding DUF1566 domain-containing protein — translation MNTENVVGGFAKDDYWSATEQDINSAWIQGFGNGDQDRYNKYSKLSVRAVRSF, via the coding sequence ATGAACACAGAAAACGTGGTGGGCGGTTTTGCTAAAGACGACTATTGGAGCGCTACGGAGCAAGACATCAACAGCGCCTGGATCCAGGGCTTCGGCAATGGCGACCAGGATCGCTACAATAAATACAGTAAGCTTAGCGTGCGTGCTGTCCGGTCTTTTTAA
- the smbP gene encoding small metal-binding protein SmbP, translated as MKTTVALIASALLIASSGVFAEEHAAESLKHAEHAVTHGKAGHADQLVEHAEKALAHVDKAESAATGEAKAHISAGKKSLEETIAHGKQNHAEVATKHAEEAVGHFKAGNI; from the coding sequence ATGAAAACTACTGTAGCGCTGATTGCCAGTGCCTTATTAATTGCCAGCAGCGGCGTATTTGCTGAAGAACATGCTGCCGAATCGCTAAAACACGCGGAACATGCGGTAACTCATGGAAAAGCGGGCCATGCGGATCAATTGGTGGAGCACGCCGAAAAAGCCTTGGCTCACGTCGATAAAGCAGAAAGCGCCGCCACTGGCGAAGCCAAAGCGCACATTAGCGCAGGTAAAAAATCACTGGAAGAAACCATTGCGCATGGCAAACAAAACCACGCTGAAGTAGCGACCAAACATGCCGAAGAAGCCGTAGGTCACTTCAAGGCAGGTAATATTTAA
- a CDS encoding (2Fe-2S)-binding protein: MSKYTVNVNGTQKTVDVNPDTPLLWVLRDHLNLVGTKFGCGIGQCGACTVHIDGQPTRACLTPIAKVGSSQVTTIEGLHPSGEHPLQKVWQELDVPQCGYCQAGQIMTAAALLKKNPRPTDAEIDVELAGNLCRCGTYLRIRAGIHRAAELAVKESI, translated from the coding sequence ATGAGCAAATACACAGTCAACGTCAACGGTACGCAAAAGACCGTGGATGTTAATCCGGACACGCCCTTGTTGTGGGTGCTGCGCGATCATCTCAATCTGGTTGGTACCAAATTCGGCTGCGGGATTGGGCAGTGCGGCGCCTGTACCGTGCATATCGACGGCCAGCCGACCCGGGCTTGTCTGACGCCGATTGCCAAAGTCGGCTCCAGTCAGGTCACCACCATAGAAGGCTTGCATCCCAGCGGCGAACACCCCTTGCAGAAAGTCTGGCAGGAACTGGATGTGCCGCAATGCGGTTATTGCCAGGCTGGGCAGATCATGACTGCGGCTGCGCTTTTGAAAAAAAATCCCCGTCCGACCGACGCCGAGATCGATGTCGAACTGGCCGGCAATCTCTGTCGTTGCGGGACTTATTTAAGGATACGTGCCGGCATTCACCGTGCCGCTGAACTCGCTGTCAAGGAGTCGATATGA
- the fae gene encoding formaldehyde-activating enzyme — protein sequence MAKITNLRVGESLVGEGNEIAHIDLIIGPRGSAAETAFANALTNNKDGFSTLLAVVAPNLLVKPATILFNKVTIKGSKQAVQIFGPAQRAVAIAVAESVEEGIIPADEADDLFISVGVFIHWLAEDDAKIEEYNYKATKEAIARAVAGFPSAQEVIAAKKDAKHPFATNNV from the coding sequence ATGGCAAAAATTACCAATTTGCGGGTTGGCGAATCCTTGGTAGGCGAAGGCAATGAAATCGCCCATATCGATTTAATTATTGGCCCGCGCGGCTCCGCAGCGGAAACTGCTTTTGCAAACGCGCTGACCAACAACAAAGACGGTTTTTCCACTTTATTGGCGGTGGTAGCGCCTAACTTGTTGGTGAAACCGGCCACGATCTTGTTCAACAAAGTCACTATCAAAGGCTCAAAACAAGCGGTACAAATATTTGGACCGGCGCAACGCGCGGTCGCCATTGCAGTAGCGGAATCGGTTGAAGAAGGCATCATTCCCGCCGACGAAGCCGACGATTTGTTTATTTCCGTGGGCGTATTCATTCATTGGCTGGCCGAAGACGACGCCAAAATCGAAGAATACAACTACAAAGCCACCAAGGAAGCGATTGCTCGCGCTGTCGCCGGATTTCCAAGCGCTCAAGAAGTAATTGCCGCTAAAAAGGACGCTAAACATCCTTTCGCAACTAATAACGTTTAA
- a CDS encoding xanthine dehydrogenase family protein molybdopterin-binding subunit: protein MNEYELENASRRDFLRKSTLAGGGLVLGFYLNVADSAAKRVAKPSTIAESSVFKPNAFIHIAPTGKVTLISKQPEIGQGIKTSLPMVIAEELEVNWLDVQIVQGDLDPIYGSQSAGGSRSTPTNYQEFHKLGATARTMLILAAAELLRVPAAELVAKDSAVHHPASGKQLSYGQLVEKAVSIPVPAPESVKLKDPKDYKLLGTRIGGVDNPAVVTGKPLFGIDVQLPGMLYATYQKCPAFGGKIVSANLDKIKLLPGVKHVFVVEGGTSLKGLLPGVAIVADSTWAAFTARKQLEVVWDEGPASAQSWAGFSAKAKELSEQAGSEVLRNDGNAKQALEDADKTVEAAYVYPFISHASIEPQNCTAWFKDGGIEIWAPTQNPETGQKIVTETLGIPKEKIILHITRSGGGFGRRLIPDYIIESAAIAKQIGVPVKLTWTREDDLQHDQFRAGGFHFLKGGLDDKGKLIAWHNHFVTFAHKVFKDGKETLELGSGANLSGDEFPGRWVENCLLEQTPLECNIPMGPWRAPRSNVFAWVFHSFIDELAHAAGRDSLEFRLEILGDKGFIPGTGQQGIPYDVNRMKHVLQHVAEKAEWGKKTLPRGQGQGIAFHFSHLGYIAQVAEVTVSKDGKLKVDRVVVVTDIGAQIVNLSGAENQVQGSVVDGLGALMFQELNIEKGRIVQSNFGDYPMIRIADAPTQVDVHFLKTEYPVTGLGEPALPPLAPAVCNAIFAATGVRVRQLPLLRTDLSWS, encoded by the coding sequence ATGAACGAATACGAATTGGAAAATGCTAGCCGCCGCGATTTTTTGCGCAAGTCCACGCTGGCCGGCGGCGGCTTGGTGCTGGGTTTTTATCTGAATGTCGCCGATAGCGCCGCCAAGCGGGTTGCCAAGCCGTCCACCATTGCGGAAAGCAGCGTGTTTAAACCCAACGCCTTTATCCACATCGCGCCGACCGGCAAAGTGACTTTGATCAGCAAGCAGCCGGAGATAGGCCAGGGCATCAAAACCTCGCTACCGATGGTGATTGCCGAAGAGCTGGAAGTGAACTGGCTGGATGTGCAAATCGTGCAGGGCGATCTGGACCCGATTTACGGTAGCCAAAGCGCCGGCGGTTCGCGCTCCACGCCGACTAATTATCAGGAGTTTCATAAGCTAGGCGCTACGGCCAGAACCATGCTGATCCTGGCGGCCGCCGAACTCTTGCGGGTGCCTGCCGCTGAACTGGTTGCCAAGGATAGTGCAGTGCATCATCCGGCCAGCGGTAAACAGCTTAGCTACGGTCAACTGGTGGAAAAGGCGGTATCGATTCCGGTGCCTGCGCCGGAATCGGTGAAATTGAAAGACCCTAAAGACTATAAATTACTGGGTACCCGAATTGGCGGCGTAGATAATCCGGCCGTTGTCACCGGTAAGCCTTTGTTCGGCATAGATGTGCAATTGCCCGGTATGTTGTATGCGACCTATCAAAAATGTCCGGCGTTTGGCGGTAAGATCGTCAGCGCCAATCTGGACAAAATCAAATTACTCCCCGGCGTAAAACATGTCTTTGTCGTTGAGGGCGGAACCAGCTTGAAAGGCTTGTTGCCGGGTGTGGCGATCGTCGCCGATTCTACCTGGGCGGCGTTCACCGCACGCAAGCAACTGGAAGTGGTTTGGGACGAAGGACCTGCATCCGCGCAAAGCTGGGCTGGCTTTAGTGCCAAAGCCAAGGAGTTATCAGAACAGGCCGGCAGCGAAGTGTTGCGTAACGACGGCAACGCGAAGCAAGCTTTAGAGGATGCGGACAAAACCGTTGAAGCGGCCTACGTCTATCCTTTCATTTCTCACGCCAGTATCGAGCCGCAAAATTGCACGGCCTGGTTCAAGGACGGCGGCATCGAGATTTGGGCACCCACTCAAAACCCAGAAACCGGGCAGAAGATCGTTACCGAAACCTTGGGGATTCCCAAGGAGAAAATCATCCTGCATATTACCCGCAGTGGTGGCGGTTTCGGTCGACGTCTGATCCCGGATTACATCATCGAATCGGCGGCAATCGCCAAGCAAATCGGCGTACCGGTCAAACTAACCTGGACCCGCGAAGACGATTTGCAACATGACCAATTCCGCGCCGGCGGCTTTCACTTTCTAAAAGGCGGCCTGGACGACAAAGGCAAGCTAATCGCCTGGCATAACCATTTCGTCACCTTTGCCCATAAAGTGTTCAAGGATGGCAAGGAAACCCTGGAACTGGGCAGTGGCGCCAATCTGTCTGGCGACGAATTTCCTGGCCGGTGGGTGGAAAACTGCCTGTTGGAGCAAACGCCGCTAGAGTGCAATATTCCGATGGGGCCATGGCGCGCGCCACGCAGTAATGTGTTCGCGTGGGTATTTCATAGTTTTATCGACGAACTGGCGCATGCCGCCGGTCGCGATTCGCTAGAGTTTCGATTAGAAATCTTGGGCGATAAAGGCTTTATTCCTGGCACCGGCCAGCAAGGTATCCCTTACGATGTCAACCGGATGAAGCATGTGTTGCAGCACGTCGCGGAAAAGGCCGAATGGGGCAAAAAAACTCTCCCACGTGGCCAAGGGCAGGGCATCGCTTTTCATTTTAGCCATCTGGGTTACATTGCCCAAGTCGCCGAAGTCACGGTATCCAAAGACGGCAAGCTTAAAGTCGATAGAGTCGTGGTCGTCACCGACATCGGCGCGCAAATCGTCAATCTTAGCGGCGCGGAAAATCAGGTGCAGGGTTCGGTGGTCGATGGTCTGGGGGCCTTGATGTTCCAGGAATTGAACATCGAAAAAGGCCGCATCGTCCAGAGCAACTTTGGGGATTATCCGATGATCCGCATTGCCGATGCGCCAACCCAGGTGGATGTGCATTTTCTGAAAACCGAATATCCGGTCACCGGCCTAGGCGAACCGGCGCTGCCGCCATTGGCGCCGGCTGTGTGCAATGCGATCTTCGCCGCCACCGGTGTGCGGGTTCGGCAATTGCCCTTGCTGCGCACCGATTTGAGCTGGAGTTGA